A segment of the Gemmatimonadota bacterium genome:
GTCACGGGAGAAACGCGCCACGCGGAGCCGACCACCGGCTCCGGCGCGACACACCCGCCGCGCTGATGCAGAGGGCGGGACAGATCGAGGCTCTGTGTGGGCCCTGACTACGACGAACGTCGTACGTCGCCCGTCGTGATCTGGGGCCGCGTACGCAACCATCCGCGGGGGACCGCGGGACACCGGGAGGAGGGGACGTGAGGATCCGCACCATGCTTCGTGACGCCGCGCGCGTCTTTCGCACGAATCCGGGCTTCGCCGCGGTCATCGTGCTGACGCTGGGCCTCGGCATCGGCGCCAACAGCGCCATCTTCTCCCTCATCAACGGCGTATTGCTGCAGCCCCTGCCGTACGGGTCCGGTGCGGCGCTGGTGCGCGTGCGCATGGGCCCCTCCGGTCCGGCCCAGCAACCGGGCAACCTGTCCCCGCTGGAGGTGGCGGATGTGCGCGAGCGCGCTCGCGCGCTCGACGGTGTGGTCGAGTATCACACCATGTTCTTCAACCTGCTCGAGCGGGAGCGCGAGCCCGAGCGCGTGCAGGTGGGCGTGGTGTCCTGGGACTTCTTCCCGGTCCTGGGTGTGCAGCCGCTGCACGGGCGGACGTTCACGCCGGAGGAGGACCGGATCGGGGCCGAGCCCGTGCTCGTGCTGGGCTACGACTACTGGCTCACCCGCTTCGGCGGGGATCCCGCGGTGGTGGGCCGTTCGGTGGAGATGAACAACCGACCGCACCGCATCGTGGGCGTGCTCCCGTCCGTTCCGACGTACCCGAACCAGAACGACGTCTGGATGCCGTGGTACGCCTGCCCGTTCCGGGTCGGGGACGGGTGGCACCTCAACCGGCAGGCCCGCAGCCTGTTGACCGTTGCGCGGGTTGCGGAGGGCGCGAGTGTCGACGCCGCCGCAGCGGACCTGGACCGCGTCGCGCACGAGCTGCACGCCGAGCACGGGGACGCCTATCCGGGAGTGGAGCAGGTGGACGCCGAGCTGGTCCCCCTCAAGGAGGAGCTCACGGCGGAGGCCCGACCCACCTTCCTGATCCTGCTCGCCATGGCGGGCCTGGTGCTGCTGATCGCCTGCGCCAACGTCACCAACCTCACCCTGGCGCGGCTCAACCAGCGGCAGTCCGAGCTGGCGGTCCGGGCCGCGCTGGGGGCCAGCCAGAGAAGACTGCTCGGGCAGCTCGTCGGGGAGAGCGTGTTGCTGGCGCTGTGCGGCGCGCTCGTCGGGGTGGCCATGGCCTACGGTTCGGTGGGGCTGCTCCGGGAGTGGGCCTCGGCCCTCTCGCCGCGCTTCAACGAGGTCCGGGTGGATGGGTGGGTGCTCGGCTTCACGGCGCTCGTGGCCCTCGTGGTCGGCGTGGTCATCGGCGGGGTGCCCGGCTTCCAGGCACGCCGGCTCGCCGCGACGCTCCGCGAGCAGAAGGCCAGCGGCACGCGTACGCGACACCGGGTGAGCGCCGCGCTCGTGGTGGCGCAGGTGGGGGTGGCCTTCGTGCTGCTCACCGGCAGCGCGCTGATGGTGCGCTCCTTCTCCAACCTCGTGCGGGTCGACCCCGGCTACGACGCGCGCGACGTCCTGACCGTCACGATCGACCTGGACTGGGCCACGTACGTCACGAACGAGGATTCCCGCGCCTTCTACCGTGCGCTGTTGCCGCGCTTGCGCGCCCGCCCCGGGGTGCAGGCCGTGGCCGCCGCCAGCGACTTCCCGATGAGCGGCGCCACGTTCCAGACGCAGCGTCGGATCCTCGCCCAGGGTGCCACGGACACGGACGCGCCGCCGCAGGTCAACGCGCGCTTCGTCACGGACGGATACTTCGAGACGCTGGGCATCCCCATCCTCAGCGGGCGAGCCTTCGAGGCCCGCGACGACGCGCAGGCCGCCCCGGTGGCCATCGTGAGCCGCGCGGCCGCGCAGCGGCTCTTCCCCGGTCGGGACGCCATCGGAGGCCAGATCTCCCCGGATAACGGGACGACCTGGCTCACCGTCGTCGGCATCGCGGCCGACGTGCGACAGGCGGGGTTCGAGGCCGATCTGAGCGAAGAGGTCTACTTCGCATTCGAACAGAGCGCCTACCAGAGTGGCTTCGCGCGCCGGGTGCTGATCCGCACCGCGGGCATCGATCCGATGACCCTGGCGCGAGCCGTCACCGAGGACGTCTACGCGGTGGACCCGGATCAACCCGTCTCGTTCGTGCAGACCCTGGAGGACGCCGAATCGGACCGGGTGGCATCGCCCCGGACCATCGCGGTGTTGCTGGGCATCTTCGCGCTGGTGGCGCTGGTCACGGCGGCCGCCGGTCTGCTGAGCGTGATCGCCCTCTCCACCGCCGAGCGGCGTCGCGAGATCGGGATCCGCCTCGCGTTGGGAG
Coding sequences within it:
- a CDS encoding ABC transporter permease; the protein is MRIRTMLRDAARVFRTNPGFAAVIVLTLGLGIGANSAIFSLINGVLLQPLPYGSGAALVRVRMGPSGPAQQPGNLSPLEVADVRERARALDGVVEYHTMFFNLLEREREPERVQVGVVSWDFFPVLGVQPLHGRTFTPEEDRIGAEPVLVLGYDYWLTRFGGDPAVVGRSVEMNNRPHRIVGVLPSVPTYPNQNDVWMPWYACPFRVGDGWHLNRQARSLLTVARVAEGASVDAAAADLDRVAHELHAEHGDAYPGVEQVDAELVPLKEELTAEARPTFLILLAMAGLVLLIACANVTNLTLARLNQRQSELAVRAALGASQRRLLGQLVGESVLLALCGALVGVAMAYGSVGLLREWASALSPRFNEVRVDGWVLGFTALVALVVGVVIGGVPGFQARRLAATLREQKASGTRTRHRVSAALVVAQVGVAFVLLTGSALMVRSFSNLVRVDPGYDARDVLTVTIDLDWATYVTNEDSRAFYRALLPRLRARPGVQAVAAASDFPMSGATFQTQRRILAQGATDTDAPPQVNARFVTDGYFETLGIPILSGRAFEARDDAQAAPVAIVSRAAAQRLFPGRDAIGGQISPDNGTTWLTVVGIAADVRQAGFEADLSEEVYFAFEQSAYQSGFARRVLIRTAGIDPMTLARAVTEDVYAVDPDQPVSFVQTLEDAESDRVASPRTIAVLLGIFALVALVTAAAGLLSVIALSTAERRREIGIRLALGGQRRDVVLMVVRHGVALTVGGLVLGAVLSLAVGGMLESLLFGLDARDPLTLVGVATGLFAAAALATWVPAWRGTAVDPVEAVRE